From Populus alba chromosome 16, ASM523922v2, whole genome shotgun sequence:
ACTtgaaatccttttatttaatccattcaatactttatttattttatttcatattataattttttatgatactaCAGATGcaactaaaaattaaagataacaaTTAAACAAAGAACACATAATGGTTGTATGGGTGAATAAGTTGCAGATGTAAGCCCCAAATtcacaagttttatttttctaaaaataatgataatcaaGTCTATCTTATCAAGAGGTTTACAAAGccttaaatagaataaaaactcaatcttaactaaaaaataaaacaaaattttaaaattacaaaggaaagaagcataaaattcaaaaatagtatgaaattaaaaaataacaaggaatatcataaaaactatcaaaatcagGACTTTAAAAAGAGATTTGTGATATCTAAAGGAAAAACAACCTCTGGAATCTCCTGTGAAAACTCAAGCACGCTCTaatagtcaaataaaaaattataaccatttTAACCTGTTATTCTTATATGACACAACGAGATCTTTTCTTAAACCTAAATCTATTTCACTagtctataaatatatttgttaggtCTTGCATGTAATATGTTTGGAAAGATCTTTATCTAATTAAAGCTTAGATCACTAACAGGCCCAACTATATTAATTaccatataaaatattacaacAGGGAGAGATAAGAAATACAAACCTTATATGACTTGCCAGTAGCCGTTGGCTCCACCACATTAAACCAATCCTAAGAAATTTGCCAGGTCACTGTTCCAGAACAGCTGAACCAACTGGAAACGCGCTACCAGGATAATTAGCTCCAAACCAGCAACTAAATAGAAAACCCAGGGGTTCAGAAGATTATCATTAGCTTCTTAGGTACTGTCATTGACTCCAATACAGAAAACAAGGTTTGGAACTTGGCACTGCCAATGGTACAGGGCAGTCTCAAATAATCAATTAGATATGAACATCAAGCTCACATTGAGCATGAATACAACGACAATCAAATTTTTTACAcaatacaattatttttgtttatgtacAGAATGGACCCATGGTGGTAAAAAGATTCTTTGTTTACAAAAAATCCCATTGCCAATAAACCTTCTCTACAATCCCTCCACCACTCCGCACAGCAAGACGGAGTGTTTCGGAAGCAGGTGGAACCCCCCAAAGATATGGCACTGCCACCGTCATTGTTAGCTTTTCATGCAATCCACCTTTGATGGCCTTCTCTGCAGTCACAACCTGAAAAGTGAAGATTCATGTGCATTCTCAGATATAGCCAATCCACACATACAACCTCCAGGGACAGGAATCCTATTAAATTATGACTACAAATAAAAGCAAGGCAACAAAGATGTCTATGTGAATTAAAAGATAGTCCTTTGCAGAGGTAGACATGACCGGCATTTTTGAGAATAGTTCCCGTTCAGCTAAACACTAGCCCTATGTGAATCTGAAATAGAATGATAAGTATGAAAGGATGACTATGCCGCTTAGGGAATACACAAAAACACCTTCTCCTATACTGAATTGGATCCCATTACCTGTTGCATCATCCTGCAACCCACTTGCAGAAACTCCAAATGACACCCCCAAAAAAATGCTCAAATTAGTTTAAACATTTACACAGAACTTAATATGATATTGGCATTCAGTTACATATAATGAATCTTAATATTGTCTACTTCGTATATATCAAGTCTAGAGCCAACAATTAAGAGCTAGAAGGgtaattgtttattttcttcttttaaaggGTGTTTGGAAGTACAgtagcagttgcttttcaaaatgttttacactcagaaatgcatcaaaataatatttttttttttttttttttttttttagattcatttttaacatcaaaacaatctaaaaacactaaaaaaataacttcaagcaaaaaaaaaaaattcatgagaaGCAAATTGAACTCAAACGGGAACTTCAACTTCAAGTCCAGTACAATTCTCAAAACACAATGTGACTTTCCTCGGTGGACTAAAAAACTGATGTGAATAACACCCAATCAGCACTAagcatgcaaataaaaaaaatattaaaacactcTCCGGTGAATTTGGGagtaaaaagatatatatataaaaaaaaaaaaaaaaaaaaaccgtccCTACTTTGTAAGGCAACACTGGAGCTGTCGCTGGAAGAGAAAGAATGAAATAATTAACCGTAaacatctaatttatttttctccttgCTTTGAATATGATCAAATAAACCAAGTGAAGTTAACAGGATTAGATGAAGACTGCACTCTCGATATCAAAATATACCATGGAAATGCTAGATTAATTTAGTCATAATAAGCATTACCTCCCCACCATGCTCCAAAACAGTGTCTTCTACAACATCACTCAACATCTCAATCGATCGGCAGAACCCAAAGATACAAAGCCTTCTCCCCGTATCAAGTCCCTAAGATGACCACATCTCATATAAATAAGATATCAGGGCTACAGATTTTAAAGAAGACCCTAAAACAATGGGTCAAAAAAGTACTTACGTTAGTTGCTGCAATATCAAAGAGTGCACCCAAGCATAAGCCTTGATTTGGATCCATGTAATCACTCTCTTGAAATCTCTGAGAAGTTTTTGATTTCCCTCGCTTCCTCTGTTTAAGTCCATTGGAAAAATCAGATACTTACAATCAATCAAGTGCGGAAAGTAGCGAACAATATACACATATTACATTCATGCAGACAAGTAAATGAGCAGCATTTCACCAATGTTATCTCaattggaagaaaagaaaagaaaaaacacagaaagaaacagaaaataaCACAAACAAAAGCAAAACGGCATACGTTGGAAGAAGCGACAAGTCGAGGAACTACAGAGCCTCCAATCTGAACGAGCCCATCAGTTGTGAAAAGCGTGATTCTTTCTTCCCGAACCCATTCAATATCTGAAAACAAAATGCAAGAACAACCCCATTTGGTTTCATCTCATgaaaccaagaaagaaaaatagagtCTTTCTTACAcaaatataacaagaattcagTATTTTCAAATCGTATTAAAACTCGAAGAACATAacccttaattttattttctaattccaagaatagaaaatacaaaGTCCCATACTTTATGTTGATTTTATAAACTGGAACTAAATGGGCTACATTCTAATTTGGTAATTAAAGATTTACAGCCGAAATCACGTAACTTTCTTTAAGATAATAAAACAGTACGATGAAGAACAAAAGACATGTATACCGTTGTCGCCATCGGACCAAGGAAAGAAACCAAGAGATTCATCGCCGAGGAAGTTGCCAGAGTCTGAAGCTTTACAAGTGAATCGAATGGAGCGAGAGGAGCGAGAGTGCGAAGCATAGGATTTAAAAGGAGAGGCACAGGAGAGAGATGAATTGGGTTCTCTGGAACGATAAACGTTAGAAGGGAgggaagagaagggagagaaacAAAGAGCAGAGGTTTCTGCCATTAGAATTTGAAGAATCAGAAACagaagaggaaaggaaaaaagattcACGAGAGAGGAAGGATAGGGAATCTGGAGTAAAATGAAGGAAACGGCCTGAAGGGAAAGGAGAGAGTTTTGACGCCACATATGGAATGGATGAGCACGTGGCACAATATGACATCTATTGCAAGAGAGCCAGAGAATCCGGGTCTTGGAAAAACGGGTGGTCCCGGGCTTTTTCCAGCCAGCGGCGCTGCTCATGTTTGGTCGGTGGCAAAATTATccgataatttatttattccgTCATCATCATATTACTCTCCAACTTGTTTCATAATTCTAAGCGCATGCCTCAGTGATGATGAATTTGATCAGCTAAAATTAACTATGGTTGAGTAGAATTTTACAGAGAAgtttaactattatttttttaattctaattattcaaattcaaatttaaccATTATTCAAATTAAGTCAAGATTCGTGATTAAAATAGTAAATATCAGATGAAAAATCAAAGTTCTAGAGATTAATTCATTAAACAaaagtcaaaaataattttaaattgatattttttagtgttgatatctaaactaaaaaaaaaaaaaatatttttaaaaaaaaaccttacaccacaatatcaaacatttaTATAATATCCCTAACTGTGTGTTCTAATTGAAGTGGATTTCCTTAAAAGCATAATTTTTCGTGGATTACAAGAAAAGCCTTTGTAAAAGTTCTTACTTGTTCTACCTATACTGAAAAGCTTCTAGCTTCTAATGATCGGTTCTACAAATATATCATTTGTTACAGGAGTCCATGATAAGTACAAAGGTACCAAAGTTCTTCTATAACCtgcaccatattttttttttttttgttaagaaccTCTTACTTTTACCCTTCTACTTCTTTCCCATGCTAATTATAGCATGTATCGTGTTCTAACTAAAACTTTTTGACCATCTTTGGTTGATGACTTTTTAGGACAATACATGCTtcattaaccttttttttattattattattaatatggatgtccGGGTTAGCTTGCATGCATCTCGATTAATTTCACAGgtcttgaagttaatgaccatataagcCTCCAGTAGTCTTGAagtttgtgagactcgaactggTAACCTCTAAAGAGCAAATCTAAAACCTGATCAGATAAGCTAAACCTCTAAGATTATGCTTCACTAACTTTATGATCAAAACTCATGGCTTTAAGGAATATTTGACAGTGGAGTAGTTTTTTAgtgagttttaaaaatacatttcacttgttaaaatattaaattaatttttttagtgttttttgatggttttgatatgctgatatcaaaaataataaaaaaaaattattttaatatattttcaaataaaaaacacaatgtACCACAATAACAAACACACATTTAGAGAAGCTAGTGATTACCAAGCTTATGGTCATAATTTCAACCATTACATTACTaccttgaagaaaaaagaattataaagattgtgttttaaaaatctACTCTAATCATATTTGCTCATTCCTACTTAAATCCCATcctatgaaagaaaaatttggaCTTGATTGGTATAAAGTCTACACACCAAAGAATGAGTTAGAAATGGAGAATTTATAATATCAGAAGGTTGTACTATCTGCAAGAAAATACATATTTTCATGAATAACCAATTTATGGTAGAACCATACTTTCCAAACCTCTTTACCAGGCAatttatattatgttaaaattttcaatctCCTTGTTAGCTATATATAACTTCCAAACCATACTCATAATACTGTCCATCTCGTATCAAACCTAaagcatatgaaaaaaaaaaagatttcatagGTTAGATCCTTTACAAACTTCAAAATCTAAATATGTGGACTTTACAAATAAACTGAAAGCACCACAAATTATACATGTAATGCCCTTTATAAAGTAAGCCTAAAGGGAcatcatttttgtattttaacttttttgtttcttttatttctttggtATGATTTGCTTATATGCACCATTTGATTActtgtaatttatatatataaaaaaaattagaatcaaTACTCATGATAAAAGGTCTATAAAGTCCAAAAGAATGAGGCCTTCTTATAAAGAGAATAGTTATGATTCTTTTAACACTAAATCAACTTCTATTCAAATCTTAaacattttatcttttaatgatgAAATATTTAAGAGAACTATTTGAACTTTTTATGCTTTTATAAGGGCCCACTTATcacattcaataataaaatcaattcatccaaaaaaagagagcaaaaaagaagaaagagctcTCAATCTGTCGCGGGTCAAGAGAGAGAAGCTCTGCCTTGTAGTGAGAGAAAGGTTGCAATCTGTTGCACACCTTTGGTTCTCTCACTGTACAACATCTCAGCTCCTACTCCTTACCCTCCACACGGCTCTTCTTCGGTTCACAACCTTAGACTCCCTTTCAGCGCTGGCCCAATAAACGGCGGGTTGTCTAGTGCAGTGTTtgaattttctctttctttttgctGGTATATGTCCGTCGACCTGACTTATAGGTAAATCCAAGAAGAAGATGTTGAGGCTTTGTGATCCTCCATCAGCAGAGGGTTGTTTTGCCTCACAGACCTCCCGCAACAACAACCCTCGATTGTTCCCCCTTCCTCCTAGGGACTCTAATCCGAAGGGTCATCTATCCTAGATGTTAGTTTATAAGGTACCTTCTAAAACCCTAGATTCTGGGAACATGGATGTCTTTGATTCCTTTTCTATAGTTGAGGTCACTAGACAAAAGCAAGATGCTTGTTATGTGTCTCTTAAAGGACATGATGCTCAGATTGTTCATCAAGAGCTGGTTGTGGTCAATTCCCAACCAACTTCATCCCTTCCCCAACCATTGCTAGTCAACGGTCCTCATGGGCAATCTTCAGATGACAACCCTTAGGCTGTTTCTGGGCAAGCCCTGCCTACATTTACTGTACCTCATATAGGTACTATTTTATCTCTTGATGAAGCTAATTGCTCTAGGGTTTCTGCAATGCCCATTGCTATTTCGGAACCCATTTATGCTACAGTCTATTCAATCTAAAATTTTGATGTGTGTTCTTTGATACCTAAGGATTTTGGTGAACACAAAGACATGGAAATCATGTTTAATTGGCTACTCTATTGGCAAAACCCCGGGATACACTATCCTTAGCAAATTCGTTGAAAGTGTAGTGTCACCCTGCACCTACATGACTCTGGTTGGCTtatctttctttctcctctacTATAGACATGAGCAGAGTGTTATGCAGAGGTCCTTACTCTGTCTAAGGGAAACCACTAGTCATTAAGTCAATGCCTCCCTTTTTTGATTTCGCTAAACCTGATATGTCCTTTATTCCAGTCTAGGTTCGGCTTCCCAACCTTCCACTAGAATGTTGGTCACAAATTGTATGTCTAAAATCAACAATGTTATTGGGAAATATATTAGATGTGATGATCTTACTCTATCCATGTCTCTGGTATCATTTGCTCGAGTTATGATAGAAGTAATTTTGTCTGCAAAATTACCCCGAGCTCTCAATCTTTCCATGCTTAATGGCACTCTTATCAAGCAAAAGATTGTTTAGAAATAGACCtcggttttgttttatttgttatgtAGCTAGTCATACTAGCAATACATGCCAGAAACTTGTTTGTGGCACGGAGGATACATCTACCTCTAGGATGCTAAAAGACACACCCGACTCCCTTGTTACCCCCCTCCAGCAGATACTGGTCCCAAACCTTTAGGTGACCATATATCTCAACCAGTAGGAACTATTTTTGGGAGTTTGGATAGTATTAAGAGAGGAAAAAGGTTAAAACCTCCCCAACATGGTCATGTACTCCAGGCTGCTGAATCAACCCCTGTAGTGCATTCTGATCCTACTGAGGTGGCCTCTAAGGCACCTTCCCAATCCCAGCAGGCACTGTACTCTATAGATGACAATATTATCACTCTTTCTGATGATTCCTTAGGATCGGACTCTAATGGCATTGACATACGTATTACTCAGCATAACTACCTAACGCGAAGCAAAGGCTTGCCCCCTAATCATGGTCTCCCTCTGAATAAGAGTCGTAGGAAAAACTGCAAGAAGTCAGTTAGTCATCAATAAATGACTACCATTATTGTTGGTTCTTAGTCAACTGGTGATCCTTGCTGGCTATTGTTCTTACTGTTTGGTTGTATTGGCCCTTTTCTCTTGTTGTTTGTGTTTCTGAGATGCTTGCCCAGCCCTTTAGCTTCTGTTATTCCCAAGTTATTAGGATCTGTTGTTTATTACAGTTTATTATTGTCCTTGGTGCAGCTAGTTATATTGAAACTCGATGttgattgttgttttgttgCAGCTATTTTGTTGCTAGAGTTATTATTCCTCCAGTGTGGTTCTCCCTTTTCCCTTATTTCTTTTTGCTGGTCAATTCTGATATGGTTGCAGGTTGACATTGCTACTAATTGGCTTCTGGTTTCTTATTTTGTTGCTCTGAATTCTGATTTGCTCTTTACTATGGCTTCTCTATGTTTTTATATAGTCTGGTTATTGCTTCTATCTGTATAAGGGAGTATGTTCCCTTGATTTGCTTTTGGGGTGCTTGTCCTGGGAAGTCTATTCCCCTGTACGTGCCTTTTAGTTTGTATTATTGTTCTGTAAGATATGCTTGCTTTGTATTTCTTTAGGAAGCATGTTCTCTAGTCTTTGGGATTTCGCTTTTCTGTAAATATTGTGTACTTTGCTGGTTTtctagcttattttttatttatacatttcttatatttgatttttttaaaaaaaatcatcaaaaaaaaatccaaactttgAAGTTATCattatttcctttttaaaaaactctaactcttccaactttaaaaattaaacatgttcaagagatatataaaaatgactCTTATTCATGTTACTAGGAAAGGCCAAAGCACTtgctagggaaaaaaaaaggagatgtTTCTCTTGAAAGAGATGATGATTATGATGACTTCATTCATTCTTTAAAACCTTTAGCCACATATAGTTTTATTAGTATATCTTCTCATGTAGCTAgggatcttatttttttagagcaACATTATTTCTAAAAAGATGTAAATTGAAACTTGTGATTCTTGATTCCATATTtgagaagatatatatataaaacttaattcatCCCTCGATAGgattttatcttctcttttttaaaatacaagttttattttttaattgtgctaATGTACACCTTTTAATCATTATCTAACAAATTAAGATTGACTTCTCACCTTTGACTAAAGACTTTAGAAATTAGGTTGTTTGACTGATAAAGTTCATTAATAAATACGATAAATAAAAGAGGATGATGAGAAGTGAACCTCTTATATGTTATTCAATTATTGTTAAGATTTTAACTTATTCTATTAAAATTCCAACATCTATGCCTTATTAATATGAagatttaaccaaaaaaaatatttaaggtcTCAAACCTTTTTCCTTATAACAATGCTCTTTTGGCTAAAGAAAGACAAGTTaaaggtttttcttttgttccaTCTAATAActtatcttataaaaataatgaaaaatcaagtgccaataattattaatttaataaaggaGAAATATAATCATGTTCCACTCTCGATCCCATATGTTACTACTTATATGATGAACAAATATTCTATAATGTCTCTTCTCAATTAGcctattttaaatcaataagaacattttttaatattcatcttAATAAACAAAGgtaaacattaaataaaacacTGCTCTTCGTCAACCAAACTTAGAGTCACTagttaattctttaatttctataattttaacattttctttCTTACCTAAATACTTCCTAACTTATTTTGTTCTAGGTTCAATCTTCTCTTTTACTCAATCTAGCATAAATGATTTATTTGCCTTTAGTGTTATGGATCTACACCTACTCAAGTAAGTTTTTAATGGATTTCAATGACTTTAAAGCCTTTGCATTCTTTTTCGCTAACACATCACACGCTAAAGGTTATTCTGGGAAAAATTATGCAATATGGTTCTCTAATTGAATTGGTTCTCAGTAATAactaccaaaaataaaaatgttctttcgtcttttttttcttttaacaaactcTTATATATACCTTGGGCTTGTAACTCATACACATCATTATACTCTATCCTTTCAAAAATCTTCTTTAAGCTCAATCTCCAAGCCTGAATGctttttaaactttataaacACATATTTCTTCTTTGGAATCTTTGCCTAACATTTGGGATTAGCCATTATAATTCTACTTAAGTATTCTTTGATAGGTTCATATGAATGTTGTTTTAACTTTACTAAAtctactaatttaattttgggatttgttttgaaaaataagccTAAAAATGACTTACAATTCTCTTTAGGAATATATTAAGTTAGATGGTATGTTTATTTACCAAGAAAATCCCCTTACCCTAATCAATGAATTTATAAATGACTTATGCTTAAGGTAGTTAAAATCAACAACTTCTTTATATTGGTATATAAACTTTGCAatgtgttttataataattacaaGTCTTATACTCATTAAAAAAGGTAAAATCTTCAAACTTAAAGGCTACATGCATGGTTGGGATATCTCCTATCTATATATTCTGGACATGGTTTACTATAGGTATGCATATATACTTGTTGCATCCTTGGACCATAAGCCTGTTATACTATCCTTACTATGTATTCCAATTTCAATTATAGATTTGGTTGGTTTACCCGTACCTACCTCTACTATTagccatttttattttccaacctGTTATTCCTTTTTAGGTCTTTTATTAGAAGCCCTAAACTTGAAATTAAGTTACTGTGAGGTTCCATAAAAGGATCacttatattattgtttctccAATGATCAAAGGCCTACTTTACATATGTTTAGGTTTATACGAAGGATTTTCTCTTGCATTATAACCTTTTACATCTCAATATAAATTATTGTATGCCTTCTGAGATGAGTTTGCATTAGCAAAACTTAATTGACCTATTACTTTAGAAAGTTTGTTATCCATTTGACTTTTTACTTTTACATTcacttatttgaaaattttaggcATTGCTTCTAACATTGTGTTCAAAGTTAGCTATGATtacatctgtttttttttttaattatcctaGACTCTAAAAAAGAGTATATGTCCATTAGGGTTTGCTTTAGCTCTATGTAAACTTCTTTTCATAAAGCTTACAAGATAATTATCTCATGTTTGATTactcatattatatttttccttttcttaatattatacTTTAACATAGTATGTGTGATTGTTGGCTAACATCAAATCTATATAATGATTacttataattttgattttcattacATGCTTACTCTTAATGTCTTCGATGATGATTTGAAACATTGACTCAATAAGAGAATAAGATTGTCTAAATCTAGCATTAAATTATGCTTGCGTTTCTTCTATTGTTAAAAGCGCATGTGTTTCTGGAAGTTTCTCTTATGTTTTACaacctaaaattttataatgcCTAAAACTTGAAAAGGGTGCTTAGTTTGAGTTTTTTGAGTTATTATTCATGTGTGTGTCATAGTTTTTCGCTATAGCTTTTATACTCTATTTTTGATCTCTTTTaactatttttcatgatttcttatATGAGTGCACATTTCTTTTCTGACTACATAATCAAGAAGTTTGAGGATAATTTGATAGCATAAGTTTGTTATTGAGTGATTATTCTAGAATGATATAATTGCCCTTCTTCTTATGCTTTGGATaccttttgtttaaaattatgaaggattattttctttttattcattattaaatAGATATCTCATGTAcaagttttattaaataattatattttctcacctgtttatcaatttatcttgtgtatatacatatatttttttcttgctcatATTCATATACATTCTAT
This genomic window contains:
- the LOC118045012 gene encoding uncharacterized protein — translated: MSSAAGWKKPGTTRFSKTRILWLSCNRCHIVPRAHPFHMWRQNSLLSLQAVSFILLQIPYPSSLVNLFSFPLLFLILQILMAETSALCFSPFSSLPSNVYRSREPNSSLSCASPFKSYASHSRSSRSIRFTCKASDSGNFLGDESLGFFPWSDGDNDIEWVREERITLFTTDGLVQIGGSVVPRLVASSNRKRGKSKTSQRFQESDYMDPNQGLCLGALFDIAATNGLDTGRRLCIFGFCRSIEMLSDVVEDTVLEHGGEVVTAEKAIKGGLHEKLTMTVAVPYLWGVPPASETLRLAVRSGGGIVEKVYWQWDFL